A stretch of Patescibacteria group bacterium DNA encodes these proteins:
- a CDS encoding DUF72 domain-containing protein: MIKGPVRMGKVWIGCSGWNYAHWRGGVFYPQGLPQKEEFAYYASVFDTVEINNTYYGLPKINTWENWLERAPKDFIYSIKANRYPTVWPETVARARLLKNHLGPLLFQFSPGEKKNLRRLKLFPGVRQAFEFRNETWNSPDVYEFLAKHCCAYVIISHPQLPTVWESTADFIYLRFHGSRSLYSSEYTSGELEDYAGHIRKYLDKNMSVYAYFNNDAFGFAPKNALTLRQLLT, translated from the coding sequence ATGATTAAGGGGCCTGTAAGAATGGGAAAAGTATGGATCGGCTGTTCCGGTTGGAATTACGCCCACTGGCGCGGCGGCGTTTTTTATCCGCAAGGTTTACCGCAAAAAGAAGAGTTTGCGTATTACGCGTCAGTCTTCGACACCGTCGAGATCAATAATACTTACTATGGTCTGCCAAAAATAAACACCTGGGAAAACTGGCTCGAGCGGGCGCCCAAAGATTTTATCTATTCTATTAAGGCCAACCGCTACCCCACTGTCTGGCCGGAAACTGTGGCCCGGGCAAGGCTATTGAAAAACCATCTTGGGCCGCTTCTTTTCCAATTTTCTCCCGGGGAGAAAAAGAATTTGCGCCGGCTAAAACTCTTTCCCGGGGTGCGGCAGGCTTTCGAATTTCGTAATGAAACCTGGAACAGTCCCGATGTTTATGAATTTTTAGCAAAACACTGCTGCGCCTATGTCATTATCAGTCATCCACAGCTGCCCACCGTCTGGGAAAGCACGGCTGACTTTATTTATCTCCGCTTCCACGGCAGCCGGAGTCTGTATAGCAGCGAGTACACTTCCGGGGAACTAGAGGACTATGCTGGACATATTAGGAAATATCTGGACAAAAATATGAGCGTGTATGCTTACTTTAACAATGATGCTTTTGGCTTCGCCCCCAAAAACGCCCTAACTTTGCGCCAGCTTTTGACCTAA
- a CDS encoding glycosyltransferase family 4 protein, producing the protein MRIAQIAPIVESVPPKKYGGTERVVSALTEELVRRGHEVTLFASGDSVTSAKLVSVTPRSIRDSRLKDIYGPNYWTMLNIGVAYERQGEFDIIHDHNGHLSLPTANCSHTPVVMTLHGSFDPINKQFYSRLGKKISFVFISKMQEKLAPNMNKAGVVYNGLNMKDFPFSSGNDGYLLFVGRLSLEKGAHIAIEVSQLLNIPLIMAAKLDFLDMPFFQEYIGPNLSSQVRWVGEVDQNERNKLMSRALALLHPVTWPEPFGLTMIESMACGTPVIAFRNGSIPEVVKNGRTGFVVEDIDGMINAVPKLPKIDRKHCRQYALEKFNGKKMTDGYIKIYEEIIRKNSLNLPP; encoded by the coding sequence GTGAGGATCGCGCAAATCGCCCCGATCGTCGAATCGGTGCCGCCGAAAAAATACGGCGGGACAGAACGGGTGGTTTCCGCTTTAACTGAAGAGCTGGTGCGCCGCGGCCACGAAGTCACACTTTTTGCCAGCGGCGATTCGGTCACTTCCGCCAAGCTGGTTTCCGTCACTCCCCGCTCCATTCGCGATTCCCGCCTGAAAGATATTTACGGCCCAAACTACTGGACCATGCTTAATATCGGCGTGGCCTACGAAAGGCAGGGTGAATTCGATATTATTCACGACCACAACGGCCATCTTTCCCTGCCCACGGCTAACTGTTCGCATACGCCGGTCGTCATGACTCTGCACGGTTCTTTTGACCCGATTAACAAGCAATTTTATTCCCGCCTCGGCAAAAAAATTAGTTTTGTTTTCATCTCCAAAATGCAGGAAAAACTGGCCCCGAACATGAACAAAGCCGGGGTTGTTTATAACGGCTTAAACATGAAAGATTTCCCGTTTAGTTCTGGAAATGACGGCTATTTGCTTTTCGTCGGACGGTTATCCTTGGAAAAAGGCGCCCATATTGCCATTGAAGTGTCGCAGCTTTTGAATATTCCTTTGATCATGGCTGCCAAACTGGACTTTCTGGACATGCCCTTTTTTCAGGAATATATCGGCCCCAACCTTTCTTCCCAAGTGCGTTGGGTGGGCGAAGTCGATCAAAACGAGCGAAATAAATTAATGAGCCGGGCTCTGGCTCTTCTCCATCCGGTTACCTGGCCGGAGCCGTTCGGATTGACGATGATTGAAAGCATGGCCTGCGGCACGCCGGTCATCGCTTTTCGCAACGGCTCAATCCCGGAAGTGGTCAAAAACGGCCGGACCGGGTTTGTCGTTGAGGATATTGATGGCATGATTAACGCTGTCCCCAAACTTCCCAAAATTGATCGGAAGCATTGCCGCCAATACGCTTTGGAAAAATTTAATGGCAAAAAGATGACAGACGGCTACATAAAAATATATGAAGAAATAATCAGGAAAAATTCCCTCAATCTTCCCCCTTGA
- a CDS encoding SPW repeat protein, whose protein sequence is MPKEEQKHEGHERTVSGINVLAGIWLIISPFIFGYNTIVGDLWNNVIVGAVVSILALIRIATPRQAEFLSWVNFILGLWMIASPFILGYPTVSAQWANVIAGVIVAILSSRSVTETRMIRGRTATV, encoded by the coding sequence ATGCCAAAAGAAGAACAGAAACACGAAGGCCACGAAAGAACTGTCAGCGGGATTAATGTCCTGGCCGGCATCTGGCTGATTATTTCGCCGTTTATTTTCGGTTATAACACCATTGTGGGCGACCTCTGGAATAATGTCATCGTCGGCGCGGTGGTCTCAATTTTGGCCTTAATCAGGATTGCCACTCCCCGACAGGCAGAATTTTTAAGCTGGGTTAATTTTATTTTGGGTCTGTGGATGATCGCTTCGCCGTTTATCTTGGGCTACCCGACAGTTTCAGCCCAGTGGGCCAATGTCATCGCTGGAGTTATTGTCGCGATCCTCAGTTCCCGATCGGTGACAGAAACCCGGATGATCCGGGGACGAACCGCAACTGTCTGA